One part of the Candidatus Saccharimonadales bacterium genome encodes these proteins:
- a CDS encoding peptidoglycan bridge formation glycyltransferase FemA/FemB family protein produces the protein MRFAQVHELEHWDELIIESPNGGDVFQTKAFAQIKQSQGWMPQYVIYDVKNIACLYLSRKVPLIGELWYSPKGPGATNVTDFEQILKENQEFAQDKKIFAFKMEPEILQTDGYPKDLHKVHNIQPNASTVIIDLSPNEAAILATFRQRARRAIRQAEAAGVTAEPVTPTQENFEQMYKLYKGTGERAGFHVRDFNYHRSLWQKWIDAHQGQLFFAYHNKQVIAGVFIALIGKKGLYKDGASDRDALKSGAAHLLQWRVMQWLKSRGVTKYDLHGTPPADQLENTQHKFYGLGLFKTSFSNSLTEFVGTLDQPINQNAYKAWCKLGERASQSLEYRFKNRTFY, from the coding sequence ATGCGTTTTGCTCAAGTTCACGAGTTAGAACACTGGGATGAACTAATTATAGAATCTCCTAACGGCGGTGATGTGTTTCAAACAAAAGCGTTCGCACAAATCAAACAGTCGCAAGGTTGGATGCCACAATATGTCATTTATGACGTTAAAAACATTGCTTGCCTTTACTTAAGTCGTAAGGTTCCCTTAATTGGTGAACTTTGGTATTCACCCAAAGGCCCTGGCGCAACAAATGTCACAGACTTTGAGCAAATTTTAAAAGAGAACCAGGAATTTGCTCAAGACAAAAAAATTTTTGCTTTTAAAATGGAGCCCGAGATTTTGCAGACAGATGGTTATCCAAAAGATTTACACAAAGTCCATAATATTCAACCTAACGCCAGCACCGTAATTATCGATTTATCACCTAACGAAGCTGCTATTTTGGCTACATTCAGGCAACGTGCGCGTCGCGCAATTAGGCAAGCCGAAGCCGCAGGCGTAACGGCCGAACCAGTCACCCCAACGCAAGAAAACTTTGAACAAATGTACAAACTTTACAAAGGCACCGGCGAACGAGCTGGGTTCCACGTACGTGACTTCAACTATCACAGATCGTTATGGCAAAAATGGATCGACGCCCATCAAGGTCAACTATTTTTTGCATACCACAATAAACAAGTTATTGCCGGCGTTTTTATAGCTTTAATTGGCAAAAAAGGACTCTACAAAGACGGGGCATCGGATCGCGACGCACTAAAAAGTGGCGCTGCTCATTTATTACAGTGGCGAGTTATGCAGTGGTTAAAATCAAGGGGCGTAACTAAGTACGACCTCCACGGCACTCCCCCGGCCGATCAGCTAGAAAACACCCAGCACAAGTTTTATGGATTAGGACTTTTTAAAACATCCTTTAGCAATAGTTTGACCGAATTTGTCGGAACCCTCGATCAGCCAATCAATCAAAATGCCTACAAAGCCTGGTGCAAGCTTGGGGAGCGAGCCAGTCAAAGCCTAGAATACAGATTTAAAAATAGAACTTTTTACT
- a CDS encoding peptidoglycan bridge formation glycyltransferase FemA/FemB family protein: MTNWQPGIPDQKWDDQLFKSGGAFTQSSHWAAVQAALGKKTFYAKGAGWQCLAILEQGQLGNRIYCPYGPQVSSRSGFDLALSALKHLSKQEEVSYFRVEPVGNLTTKQLQVRGLKRAPKDIQPHYTWVKDLTRSTDELLSEMTSTNRNLYNTAAKKGLKFKQSSSAGDLPIFLDMIHEVAKLTGITPHSDKVFQAIASTLLQRGAAKIYIATHKNEPVASALVYDSPTTRYYAHAASYREARKLHPGSPLLSTMIFDAKQNGQANFDFFGIAPPNEKNHKWSGFTHFKQSFGGHMREFLGTWELPTKPLHYVAYRLAHKAKGLLK; this comes from the coding sequence ATGACTAACTGGCAACCTGGTATTCCGGATCAAAAATGGGATGATCAATTATTTAAAAGCGGTGGCGCCTTTACGCAAAGCAGCCATTGGGCGGCTGTGCAGGCTGCGCTCGGCAAAAAAACTTTTTATGCAAAAGGTGCCGGATGGCAATGCTTAGCGATTTTAGAACAAGGTCAGCTTGGCAACCGGATTTACTGCCCTTATGGCCCTCAGGTTTCCTCCCGCTCAGGTTTTGACTTAGCGCTTAGTGCCCTTAAACACTTATCTAAACAAGAAGAAGTTAGCTATTTTCGTGTAGAGCCCGTTGGAAATCTCACAACTAAACAATTACAGGTCCGGGGATTAAAGCGAGCGCCTAAAGATATACAGCCTCACTACACCTGGGTTAAAGATTTAACCAGATCAACTGACGAGCTACTAAGTGAAATGACCAGCACCAACCGTAACTTGTACAACACGGCCGCAAAAAAAGGTCTAAAATTTAAGCAAAGCAGCTCGGCTGGCGACTTGCCAATATTTTTAGATATGATTCACGAGGTGGCAAAATTAACTGGGATCACCCCGCACAGCGACAAAGTATTTCAGGCGATTGCAAGCACTCTGTTGCAGCGCGGTGCAGCTAAGATTTACATCGCCACACACAAAAATGAGCCAGTTGCCAGCGCTTTAGTCTACGACAGCCCGACCACGCGTTATTACGCTCATGCCGCCAGCTACCGCGAAGCACGCAAGCTACACCCCGGTAGCCCGCTACTCAGTACCATGATTTTCGACGCAAAACAAAACGGCCAGGCCAATTTTGACTTTTTTGGAATCGCTCCACCCAACGAAAAAAACCACAAATGGTCAGGCTTCACGCATTTTAAACAATCTTTCGGTGGACATATGCGGGAATTTTTGGGAACCTGGGAACTTCCGACTAAACCGCTACACTACGTAGCATATCGCCTAGCGCATAAAGCTAAAGGTTTGTTAAAATAA